One genomic window of Psychrobacillus sp. INOP01 includes the following:
- the rpmB gene encoding 50S ribosomal protein L28, translating into MPKVCAITGRKARSGNARSHAMNSTKRTWGANLQKVRILVDGKPKRVWVSARALKSGKIERV; encoded by the coding sequence ATGCCAAAAGTATGTGCAATCACTGGGCGTAAAGCTCGTTCGGGTAATGCTCGTTCTCACGCAATGAACTCTACTAAACGTACGTGGGGAGCTAACCTTCAAAAAGTACGCATTCTTGTAGACGGTAAACCAAAACGTGTATGGGTTTCTGCGAGAGCTTTAAAATCAGGAAAAATTGAGCGCGTTTAA
- the fapR gene encoding transcription factor FapR → MKYSKKDRQNLLLETLEKNPFITDENLASNFRVSVQTIRLDRMELSIPELRERIKSVAAHNFEEEVKSLPIDEVIGEIIDIDLDKQAISILDITKDHVFARNGIARGHHLFAQANSLAVAVINDDLALTRKSNITFVKPVKAGDRVIAKAVVKNSDAEKNSTLIEVTSKVENETVFVGQFSMYRVTMS, encoded by the coding sequence ATGAAATACTCCAAAAAAGATAGGCAGAATCTACTTCTAGAGACACTAGAGAAAAATCCGTTTATTACAGATGAAAATTTAGCATCTAATTTTCGTGTGAGTGTTCAAACTATTCGATTAGATAGAATGGAATTATCTATTCCAGAACTACGGGAGCGTATTAAATCAGTAGCTGCTCATAATTTTGAAGAAGAGGTCAAATCTCTTCCAATTGATGAAGTAATTGGAGAAATTATTGATATAGATCTTGATAAGCAAGCCATTTCAATATTGGATATTACAAAGGATCATGTATTTGCTCGAAATGGTATAGCAAGGGGACACCATTTATTTGCCCAGGCTAATTCATTGGCTGTTGCAGTTATAAATGATGATCTAGCACTTACACGGAAATCTAATATAACATTTGTCAAACCTGTAAAAGCGGGTGATCGTGTAATTGCAAAAGCGGTAGTAAAAAACAGTGATGCTGAAAAGAATAGTACGTTAATAGAAGTGACCAGCAAAGTTGAAAATGAGACGGTTTTCGTTGGTCAATTTAGCATGTACAGAGTAACGATGTCATAA
- the rpe gene encoding ribulose-phosphate 3-epimerase — translation MVKIAPSILAANFSKLGEEVLEVEKAGAELIHIDVMDGHFVPNITMGPIVVEALRPLTKLPLDVHLMIENADQYIESFAKAGADYITVHVEACPHLHRTIQLIRSFGVKPGVVLNPHTPIETIQHVLEDIDMVLFMTVNPGFGGQKFIHSVVPKVKQLSDIIKERNLSIEIEIDGGINEETIKPCVEAGATILVAGSAIYNAPDKAKALQAIKEAGLSVVPK, via the coding sequence ATGGTGAAAATAGCACCTTCAATACTAGCAGCAAACTTTTCTAAGCTAGGTGAAGAAGTATTAGAAGTAGAAAAAGCGGGAGCAGAACTAATTCATATCGATGTAATGGACGGGCATTTTGTTCCGAATATTACAATGGGGCCAATTGTTGTTGAAGCACTACGCCCGCTTACAAAACTACCTTTAGATGTTCATTTAATGATTGAAAATGCGGATCAATATATTGAATCTTTTGCCAAAGCAGGAGCAGATTACATTACGGTTCACGTAGAGGCATGTCCGCATTTGCATAGAACGATTCAATTAATTCGTTCATTTGGTGTAAAACCGGGTGTTGTACTAAATCCTCATACGCCGATTGAAACAATACAACATGTATTAGAAGATATTGATATGGTACTTTTCATGACTGTTAATCCTGGATTTGGAGGTCAGAAGTTTATCCATTCTGTTGTCCCTAAAGTAAAGCAATTATCGGATATTATTAAAGAACGAAATTTATCAATTGAAATTGAAATTGATGGCGGTATCAATGAAGAAACGATTAAACCTTGTGTAGAAGCAGGAGCTACTATATTAGTTGCTGGATCTGCAATTTATAACGCTCCTGACAAAGCAAAAGCTTTACAAGCGATTAAAGAAGCTGGTTTAAGTGTAGTTCCAAAATGA
- the sdaAB gene encoding L-serine ammonia-lyase, iron-sulfur-dependent subunit beta, translating into MKFKSVFDIIGPVMIGPSSSHTAGAARIGRVARDLFGIQPTWAKIHLYGSFAETYKGHGTDIAIIGGLLDYDTFDERIKTAFADAEQAGLTYEFIPETAHTEHPNTARIVIGDENREMSMVGISIGGGKTEITELNGFPLRLSGDMAAILVVHEDRSGCIASVSNCLAKYDINIGHMEVSRREKGNMALMVIEVDQNVNAQILKEIGDLPNITQVTRIAD; encoded by the coding sequence ATGAAATTTAAATCTGTTTTTGATATTATCGGACCAGTCATGATTGGTCCATCCTCCTCTCATACTGCTGGGGCGGCTCGTATTGGAAGAGTGGCTAGAGACTTATTCGGAATTCAGCCTACATGGGCTAAAATACATTTATATGGATCTTTTGCAGAAACATATAAAGGACATGGAACAGACATAGCAATTATTGGCGGATTGCTAGATTACGATACATTTGATGAACGTATAAAGACAGCGTTTGCGGATGCAGAACAAGCAGGGTTAACATATGAATTTATTCCTGAAACTGCACATACCGAGCATCCTAATACCGCTCGCATCGTCATTGGTGATGAAAATCGAGAAATGTCTATGGTCGGAATTTCAATTGGTGGAGGAAAGACAGAAATTACGGAGTTAAATGGTTTTCCACTACGTCTTTCTGGAGATATGGCTGCTATTTTAGTAGTTCATGAGGATCGTTCGGGTTGCATTGCAAGTGTGTCAAACTGTTTAGCAAAATATGATATTAATATTGGACATATGGAAGTTTCGCGTCGGGAAAAAGGAAATATGGCATTAATGGTTATTGAAGTCGATCAAAATGTGAATGCACAAATATTAAAAGAAATTGGCGATTTACCTAATATTACGCAAGTAACAAGAATCGCCGATTAA
- the fabD gene encoding ACP S-malonyltransferase, translating into MTKIAFIFPGQGSQSVGMGQQLVENNADCRTFYEQANEVLGFSLSDLMLNGPAEELTKTYNAQPALLTTSSMVAHKLKQAGIIPHFTAGHSLGEYSALVASNVLSFEEAVLLVHQRGLYMNEAVPAGEGAMAAILGLGRDELSAVTAAVSANGEVVQIANLNCPGQIVISGTAAGVEEASSKAKEAGAKRAIPLVVSGPFHSELMRPAAEQLDAAISAIELQQASIPVISNVTAEPVTDASHIKNLLVEQLYSPVRWEESIQQMIEQGTTIFVECGPGKVLSGLVKKIDRSVTTYCVYDEVTLQQVITELGDEQIG; encoded by the coding sequence ATGACTAAAATTGCTTTTATCTTTCCTGGACAAGGATCTCAATCAGTAGGGATGGGTCAACAATTAGTAGAAAATAATGCAGATTGCCGTACTTTTTATGAGCAGGCAAATGAGGTATTAGGATTTTCTTTGAGTGATCTTATGTTGAATGGACCTGCTGAGGAACTTACTAAAACATATAATGCTCAGCCAGCATTGCTAACTACGAGTTCAATGGTTGCCCACAAACTAAAACAAGCTGGCATCATTCCGCATTTCACTGCTGGTCATAGTTTAGGTGAATATTCTGCCCTTGTTGCTTCAAATGTTTTAAGCTTTGAAGAGGCTGTTTTATTGGTCCATCAAAGAGGTTTGTATATGAACGAAGCAGTGCCTGCTGGAGAAGGGGCAATGGCTGCGATACTAGGATTGGGTAGAGATGAATTGTCAGCTGTCACAGCTGCAGTTTCGGCAAATGGTGAGGTAGTCCAAATAGCTAACTTGAATTGTCCTGGACAAATTGTTATTTCTGGAACCGCTGCTGGAGTAGAAGAGGCTTCGAGTAAAGCAAAAGAAGCTGGTGCTAAAAGAGCAATTCCTCTAGTAGTTAGTGGACCATTTCACTCCGAATTAATGAGACCTGCAGCGGAGCAATTAGATGCTGCTATTTCAGCGATAGAATTACAGCAAGCTTCTATACCTGTAATTTCAAATGTCACTGCTGAACCGGTTACAGATGCTAGCCATATTAAAAATTTACTTGTTGAACAATTGTACTCGCCTGTTCGCTGGGAGGAGTCAATTCAACAGATGATTGAGCAGGGAACGACTATTTTTGTGGAATGTGGTCCTGGAAAAGTTTTAAGTGGATTAGTGAAAAAAATCGATCGATCTGTAACCACCTATTGTGTGTATGATGAAGTGACGTTACAGCAAGTTATTACAGAGTTAGGAGATGAGCAAATTGGGTAA
- the spoVM gene encoding stage V sporulation protein SpoVM produces the protein MFNDKKQRLKGRNCVKVYTFRLPKSVSSFVKVCIRLFKKEEKKK, from the coding sequence ATGTTTAATGATAAGAAGCAGCGACTAAAAGGGAGGAATTGTGTGAAGGTCTACACATTTAGATTGCCTAAATCCGTGAGTAGTTTTGTGAAGGTTTGTATACGGCTATTTAAAAAAGAAGAGAAGAAGAAATGA
- the recG gene encoding ATP-dependent DNA helicase RecG: METSRSDLVTSLKGVGSGTANALQDLGIITLEDLVMTFPYRHEDFRLKNLAETAHNERVTVEGRVESEPSLLFLGKNKSRMQVRILAGQHLIKAVFFNQGYLKDKIIPGSIVTVSGKWDRGRQVINVSTFSIGPKTDLQDFEPVYSLKGSINQKTFRKFMRQALNQIKESLVDPLPESIRLPYRLPDISDALEGIHFPQDADHSKDARRRFVYEELLVFQLKMQAIKKVRKEQNVGNGIAFHNDLVKKLIETLPYELTNAQKRVVNEICRDLREPHRMNRLLQGDVGSGKTIVAAICLYAVITAGYQGALMAPTEILAEQHASSLDEWLAPIGVRIALLTGSTKAKARRVVLENLEAGTIDLLIGTHALIQPDVAFKKLGLVITDEQHRFGVEQRRVLKEKGENPDVLFMTATPIPRTLAITAFGEMDVSIIDEMPAGRKKIETHWMKPEQLHKLIARLKNELATGRQAYIICPLIEESEKLDVQNAVDVYNMMAEELKGNSTVGLMHGRLHSDEKEQVMRDFSEGNIQVLVSTTVVEVGVNVPNATFMIIFDAERFGLAQLHQLRGRVGRGEHQSYCILLADPKSEEGKERMISMTETNDGFILAEKDLELRGPGDFFGKKQSGLPEFKVADLVHDYRALNTAKVDAERLLDSKEFWNSEELAGLREMLTNSKAMDGERID, translated from the coding sequence GTGGAAACTAGTAGAAGTGATTTAGTTACTTCCTTAAAGGGAGTGGGAAGTGGGACAGCTAACGCTTTACAGGACCTAGGTATTATTACATTAGAGGATTTAGTCATGACATTTCCATATAGACATGAAGATTTCCGGCTGAAAAACTTAGCAGAAACGGCGCATAATGAACGTGTCACAGTAGAAGGAAGGGTCGAAAGTGAGCCTTCACTTCTTTTTTTAGGGAAGAACAAATCCAGAATGCAGGTTCGAATACTTGCAGGACAGCATTTAATAAAAGCAGTATTTTTCAACCAAGGATATTTAAAAGACAAGATTATTCCTGGTTCTATCGTTACAGTATCAGGTAAATGGGATCGGGGCAGACAGGTCATTAATGTCTCCACCTTTTCAATTGGTCCAAAAACAGACTTACAAGATTTTGAACCAGTATATTCACTAAAAGGTTCGATCAATCAAAAAACATTCCGAAAATTTATGAGACAGGCCTTAAATCAAATAAAGGAATCCCTTGTAGATCCATTACCAGAGTCTATTAGACTACCATATCGTTTACCTGATATATCAGATGCTCTAGAAGGTATTCATTTTCCGCAAGACGCAGATCATTCCAAAGATGCTAGAAGACGTTTTGTTTATGAGGAGTTATTAGTATTTCAACTAAAAATGCAAGCTATTAAAAAGGTTCGAAAAGAACAAAACGTAGGGAATGGGATAGCCTTTCATAATGATTTAGTAAAAAAATTAATCGAAACATTACCCTATGAACTGACAAATGCTCAAAAAAGAGTTGTCAATGAAATATGCCGAGACTTACGTGAACCTCATCGTATGAATCGCCTACTACAAGGAGATGTTGGTTCAGGAAAAACAATAGTTGCAGCTATTTGTTTATATGCTGTGATTACTGCAGGTTATCAAGGAGCACTAATGGCTCCTACAGAAATATTGGCTGAGCAGCATGCTAGCTCGCTTGATGAATGGCTAGCCCCTATAGGTGTCAGAATTGCATTGCTAACAGGTTCTACAAAAGCTAAAGCAAGAAGAGTGGTATTAGAAAATCTAGAAGCTGGGACTATAGATCTGTTGATAGGAACGCATGCACTAATTCAACCGGATGTTGCATTTAAAAAGCTTGGCCTTGTTATAACAGATGAGCAACATAGATTTGGTGTAGAGCAACGTAGAGTACTAAAAGAAAAAGGTGAAAATCCGGACGTGCTATTTATGACTGCCACTCCAATCCCTCGCACTTTAGCAATCACGGCTTTTGGTGAAATGGATGTTTCCATTATTGATGAAATGCCTGCTGGTCGTAAGAAAATTGAAACGCATTGGATGAAACCTGAACAGCTACATAAATTGATAGCTCGATTAAAAAATGAACTGGCCACTGGAAGACAAGCCTATATAATTTGCCCTTTAATCGAGGAGTCTGAAAAGCTTGATGTGCAAAATGCGGTAGATGTGTATAACATGATGGCAGAGGAACTCAAGGGCAACTCCACAGTTGGTTTAATGCATGGTAGACTCCATTCAGATGAGAAAGAACAAGTAATGAGAGATTTCTCTGAAGGGAACATCCAAGTATTAGTTTCCACTACTGTTGTTGAGGTTGGTGTGAACGTTCCGAATGCAACATTTATGATTATTTTCGATGCAGAACGTTTTGGTTTAGCTCAGCTACATCAATTACGTGGTCGAGTTGGTCGAGGAGAGCATCAATCGTATTGTATATTGCTAGCTGATCCGAAGTCAGAAGAAGGTAAAGAGCGAATGATTTCCATGACCGAGACAAATGATGGATTTATACTAGCTGAAAAAGATTTAGAGCTTCGAGGTCCTGGCGACTTTTTTGGAAAAAAACAAAGTGGACTTCCAGAATTTAAAGTAGCAGATCTTGTTCATGATTATCGGGCTTTGAATACTGCTAAGGTAGACGCTGAAAGGTTATTAGACTCTAAAGAATTTTGGAATTCGGAAGAACTTGCCGGACTTCGGGAAATGCTTACAAATTCAAAAGCTATGGATGGTGAACGAATTGATTAA
- a CDS encoding DAK2 domain-containing protein, which translates to MKSINGIQFADMVQMGAHHLFQNADYVDALNVFPVPDGDTGTNMNLSMTSGAKETAAHTNEHIGKTAQALSKGLLMGARGNSGVILSQLFRGFGKSIEQFDTLNAKQFADALNYGVETAYKAVMKPVEGTILTVAKDSARKAVEVSEDVEDIRELMEAIVAEAKKSLDRTPDLLPVLKEVGVVDSGGQGLVFVYEGFLASLKGEELPSKTIGSSMDDLVSAEHHMSVQGFMDTADIEFGFCTEFMVRFEDGKKAFDETTFRNDLSEYGDSLLVISDDEIAKIHIHSETPGEVLTYGQQYGDLIKIKIENMRQQHTEIVGEGYSTGETTKKAEIHPYAIVTVAMGSGVSELLKSLGASAVIEGGQTMNPSTEDIVKAIEAVGAERVLILPNNKNIVMAAEQAAEILGIEAAVVPTKTIPQGMAAILAFNPQATVEENKNNMTESYAQVKTGQVTFAVRDTSIDGVEIKKDDFMALAEGKIVLSNPSLKEVTTSLIQTLMDEEAEIVTVIYGEGVSEEEANEFAAFIEAKYGEVEVEVYNGKQPLYPYILSVE; encoded by the coding sequence ATGAAATCAATCAATGGTATCCAATTTGCAGACATGGTCCAGATGGGAGCACATCACCTTTTCCAGAATGCGGATTATGTAGATGCATTAAATGTTTTTCCTGTTCCAGATGGTGACACAGGGACTAATATGAATCTATCCATGACCTCAGGTGCAAAAGAAACAGCTGCGCATACAAATGAACATATTGGAAAAACAGCTCAAGCACTCTCTAAAGGTTTACTAATGGGGGCCCGTGGAAATTCAGGGGTTATTTTATCACAATTGTTCCGTGGCTTCGGTAAGTCGATTGAGCAATTTGATACGTTAAATGCAAAACAATTTGCAGACGCACTTAATTATGGTGTTGAAACTGCATACAAAGCAGTGATGAAGCCAGTAGAAGGTACTATCTTAACAGTCGCAAAGGATTCTGCTAGAAAAGCTGTAGAGGTTAGCGAAGATGTAGAAGATATTCGAGAGCTAATGGAAGCAATAGTAGCAGAAGCAAAAAAATCTTTGGACCGAACACCAGACTTATTACCTGTATTAAAGGAAGTCGGAGTAGTTGATAGTGGTGGACAAGGGCTAGTATTTGTATATGAAGGATTTTTAGCGAGTTTGAAAGGCGAAGAGTTGCCAAGTAAGACGATAGGGTCTTCAATGGATGATCTTGTAAGTGCTGAGCACCATATGAGTGTTCAAGGATTTATGGATACTGCAGATATTGAATTCGGCTTTTGTACAGAATTTATGGTTCGTTTCGAGGATGGCAAAAAAGCATTTGATGAAACGACTTTCCGTAATGACTTAAGCGAATATGGTGATTCTTTACTTGTTATTTCTGATGATGAAATTGCGAAAATTCATATTCACTCAGAAACACCTGGTGAGGTTTTAACATACGGCCAACAATATGGTGACCTCATCAAGATTAAAATTGAAAATATGCGTCAGCAACATACTGAAATAGTTGGAGAAGGATATTCTACAGGAGAAACAACGAAAAAAGCAGAAATTCATCCATATGCAATTGTTACTGTAGCGATGGGCTCTGGAGTTTCGGAACTATTAAAAAGCTTAGGTGCATCAGCAGTTATCGAAGGCGGACAAACAATGAATCCATCAACAGAGGATATTGTGAAAGCCATAGAAGCGGTTGGAGCAGAGCGTGTGTTAATCTTACCGAACAATAAAAACATTGTGATGGCTGCTGAACAAGCTGCGGAAATACTGGGAATTGAAGCTGCTGTAGTTCCTACTAAAACTATCCCGCAAGGAATGGCTGCAATATTAGCCTTTAACCCACAAGCAACCGTTGAAGAAAATAAAAACAATATGACTGAATCGTATGCACAGGTCAAAACTGGACAAGTAACATTTGCTGTTCGTGATACGTCAATAGATGGAGTCGAAATTAAAAAAGATGATTTCATGGCTCTTGCAGAAGGAAAAATTGTTCTTTCGAATCCTTCCTTAAAAGAAGTAACTACTAGCTTGATCCAAACATTAATGGACGAAGAGGCTGAAATAGTTACTGTCATTTACGGAGAAGGCGTAAGTGAAGAGGAAGCAAATGAATTCGCTGCCTTTATCGAAGCAAAGTATGGTGAAGTAGAAGTAGAAGTGTATAATGGCAAACAGCCGTTGTACCCATATATTTTATCTGTAGAATAA
- the sdaAA gene encoding L-serine ammonia-lyase, iron-sulfur-dependent, subunit alpha, which yields MEVLFRNVRELVERATQENKLISEIMIEQEIMITDRSREEIMAQMDRNLTVMEEAVEKGLRGVHSTSGLTGGDAVLLQNYLKKGNTLTGELMLDAVSKAVATNEVNAAMGTICATPTAGSAGVVPGTLFAVKNKLNPTREQMIRYLFTSGAFGFVVANNASISGAAGGCQAEVGSASGMAAAAIVEMAGGSPAQCAEAFAITLKNMLGLVCDPVAGLVEVPCVKRNAMGASNSLVAADMALAGVTSRIPCDEVIDAMYKIGQTMPASLRETGQGGLAATPTGKWLEAKIFGGAVVGSGN from the coding sequence ATGGAAGTTCTATTTCGTAATGTTCGTGAATTAGTGGAGCGAGCAACCCAGGAAAATAAACTTATCTCTGAAATAATGATAGAACAAGAAATAATGATTACAGATCGTTCCAGAGAAGAAATAATGGCTCAAATGGATCGCAATTTAACGGTCATGGAAGAGGCTGTAGAAAAAGGATTACGAGGCGTTCATTCTACTTCAGGCTTAACTGGTGGAGACGCTGTTCTTTTACAAAACTATCTTAAAAAAGGGAATACGTTAACTGGAGAGCTTATGTTAGATGCAGTAAGTAAGGCAGTTGCGACGAACGAAGTTAATGCTGCCATGGGTACAATATGTGCAACTCCGACAGCGGGTTCGGCAGGAGTAGTTCCTGGTACTTTATTTGCAGTGAAAAACAAATTGAATCCTACGAGAGAACAAATGATACGTTATTTGTTTACATCTGGGGCTTTTGGATTTGTGGTGGCAAATAATGCTTCTATTTCAGGAGCAGCGGGTGGTTGTCAGGCGGAAGTTGGATCTGCCTCTGGAATGGCTGCTGCAGCAATCGTTGAAATGGCTGGTGGGTCTCCTGCTCAATGTGCTGAAGCTTTTGCGATTACCTTAAAAAACATGCTTGGCTTAGTTTGTGACCCTGTAGCTGGGCTAGTAGAAGTGCCTTGTGTGAAAAGAAATGCGATGGGCGCTTCCAATTCTTTAGTGGCAGCAGATATGGCACTTGCAGGAGTGACGAGTCGAATTCCTTGTGATGAAGTAATTGATGCTATGTATAAAATTGGGCAGACGATGCCAGCTTCCCTAAGAGAAACAGGTCAAGGTGGTCTTGCAGCAACTCCTACTGGCAAGTGGTTAGAAGCTAAAATTTTTGGTGGAGCAGTAGTGGGAAGTGGAAACTAG
- a CDS encoding thiamine diphosphokinase — MKRVVVCSGGPSKEVVDFKQLPFHTDEVIFIGADRGALQLLEEGILPNEAIGDFDSLTQDEQNFMKNKIQKVTELQMEKDETDTHIAILTALKYKPDEVIVTGITGGRLDHYEAALHDICRLQLENPTITFVIQNNQNIIRFLPSGTHTINFDNHYKYVSFFSFGEHVENMTLQGFLYNVENEYINVGNAKFTSNELKDQTGTISFTAGICLMIRSSD; from the coding sequence ATGAAGCGAGTAGTAGTTTGTTCAGGTGGGCCATCTAAGGAAGTTGTTGATTTTAAACAACTTCCTTTTCATACAGATGAAGTTATTTTTATAGGTGCTGATCGAGGGGCACTGCAGTTGTTAGAAGAGGGAATACTGCCAAATGAAGCTATAGGAGATTTTGATTCATTGACACAAGATGAACAAAATTTCATGAAGAACAAAATACAAAAAGTAACAGAACTACAGATGGAAAAAGATGAAACAGACACTCATATTGCCATACTCACTGCTTTAAAATATAAACCTGATGAAGTAATAGTAACAGGAATAACTGGTGGACGTTTAGATCATTATGAGGCGGCTCTACATGATATTTGTCGTTTGCAATTAGAAAATCCAACAATTACTTTCGTCATTCAAAACAATCAAAATATCATTCGATTTTTACCCTCAGGAACACATACGATAAATTTTGATAACCATTACAAGTATGTTTCATTTTTCTCTTTTGGAGAACATGTGGAGAATATGACTTTACAAGGATTTTTATACAATGTAGAAAATGAGTATATTAATGTAGGGAATGCTAAATTTACAAGCAATGAACTTAAGGACCAAACAGGTACTATCTCTTTTACCGCGGGCATATGTTTAATGATAAGAAGCAGCGACTAA
- a CDS encoding Asp23/Gls24 family envelope stress response protein, whose translation MSIELKNEFGLIDISQDTVAQIAGGAAIECYGIVGMASKHQIRDGLTDILRKENFTKGVLVRQEKENLHIDMYIIVSYGTKISEIAYQVQSKVKYTLNKSLGMSVKSVNVYVQGVRVANV comes from the coding sequence ATGTCAATTGAATTGAAAAATGAATTCGGACTAATTGATATATCACAAGATACAGTTGCTCAAATTGCCGGTGGAGCCGCAATTGAATGCTATGGGATAGTTGGTATGGCATCAAAGCATCAAATTCGAGATGGATTAACAGACATATTAAGAAAAGAAAATTTCACTAAAGGTGTTTTAGTGAGACAAGAAAAAGAAAATCTACATATTGATATGTATATAATTGTTAGCTACGGCACGAAAATTTCAGAAATAGCCTATCAAGTACAGTCAAAAGTAAAATACACACTAAACAAATCTCTTGGTATGTCCGTGAAATCCGTTAATGTGTATGTTCAAGGAGTTCGCGTGGCAAACGTGTGA
- the plsX gene encoding phosphate acyltransferase PlsX, producing the protein MKISIDAMGGDNAPYEIVKGVYEALEAFADIEIQLYGDEEKLASLVKQHERLTVIHTDEVIEGTDEPVRAIRRKKNSSLVKMAESVKNGSSDACVSAGNTGALMAAGLFIVGRIDQVDRPALAPTLPTLDGKGFVMLDLGANADAKPEHLEQFAVMGSIYAEKVRGISNPRVGLLNIGTEDIKGNELTKAAFTLLKNAPINFVGNVESRDLLTGVADVVVTDGFTGNMVLKTIEGTASGIFTLLKEAFNTSAKTKISALLVKNELKGLKNTLDYSEYGGAGLFGLKAPVIKAHGSSNGRAIYHAIRQARTMVEHNVADIISTTLRKESSND; encoded by the coding sequence ATGAAAATTTCAATAGATGCAATGGGCGGGGACAATGCTCCTTATGAAATTGTAAAAGGTGTTTATGAGGCGTTAGAAGCGTTCGCTGATATCGAAATTCAACTATACGGCGATGAGGAAAAGCTTGCTTCTTTAGTTAAGCAACATGAACGTTTAACCGTAATACATACAGATGAAGTAATTGAAGGAACGGATGAGCCCGTTCGTGCAATTAGAAGAAAGAAAAACTCCTCCTTGGTTAAAATGGCGGAATCAGTGAAAAATGGAAGTTCAGATGCATGTGTATCAGCGGGGAATACTGGTGCTTTAATGGCTGCAGGATTATTTATTGTTGGTCGTATCGATCAAGTAGATCGTCCTGCTCTAGCACCTACCCTACCTACACTTGATGGTAAAGGGTTTGTTATGCTGGATTTAGGGGCAAATGCAGATGCTAAACCAGAGCATTTAGAGCAGTTTGCGGTTATGGGTAGCATATATGCAGAGAAAGTTCGAGGTATCTCGAATCCTCGTGTTGGGCTATTGAACATTGGGACGGAAGATATTAAAGGAAACGAGCTAACCAAAGCGGCATTTACTTTGTTAAAAAACGCACCGATTAATTTTGTAGGCAATGTGGAATCCCGAGATTTACTTACTGGAGTAGCAGACGTTGTTGTAACAGATGGTTTTACTGGTAACATGGTACTTAAAACGATTGAAGGTACAGCTTCGGGTATATTTACTTTGTTGAAGGAAGCTTTTAATACATCTGCTAAAACAAAAATTTCTGCACTATTAGTAAAAAATGAGCTTAAAGGATTAAAAAACACATTAGATTACTCCGAATACGGTGGTGCAGGATTATTCGGACTGAAGGCTCCTGTTATTAAAGCGCATGGGTCGTCGAACGGTCGTGCAATTTATCATGCAATCAGACAAGCACGAACAATGGTGGAGCATAATGTTGCAGACATCATATCTACTACATTACGAAAGGAATCATCCAATGACTAA